Proteins encoded within one genomic window of Gloeobacter kilaueensis JS1:
- a CDS encoding ABC transporter permease, protein MANSLNPGNSASLTLDGTSGGASALSQFRQETFALTRRLFIQLGRRPSAFVGSVIQSLLWLLLFSALFAQAPKSTFGIEGGYIEFLAAGIIVFAAFGGALNAGVPLIFDREFGFLNRLLVAPLVSRTSIVVASALFIVSTTLVQAAIIGGVSFLMGAHFAGGLEGGLIVALVVTLLVFGIAALSMGLAFVLPGHIEMLAAVFVINLPLIFASTALAPMHFMPLWLQVVASLNPLTYAIEPIRHLFIHAQWSLGDAVLAAPWGTVNLLGCVLVLFGFDVVAFLLVGSVLKKKLS, encoded by the coding sequence ATGGCTAATTCTCTCAATCCTGGCAATTCCGCCTCGCTTACCCTCGATGGGACAAGTGGCGGTGCCAGCGCACTTTCCCAGTTTCGCCAGGAGACTTTTGCCCTGACGCGACGGCTTTTTATCCAGTTGGGCCGTCGGCCCTCGGCCTTCGTGGGCAGCGTCATCCAGTCCTTGCTGTGGCTGCTCTTATTTAGCGCCCTCTTTGCCCAGGCTCCCAAGAGCACCTTTGGCATCGAGGGAGGCTATATCGAATTTTTAGCCGCCGGGATCATCGTCTTCGCCGCCTTCGGCGGTGCCCTCAACGCCGGGGTACCTCTCATCTTCGATCGCGAGTTCGGCTTTCTCAATCGCCTCCTGGTGGCACCCCTGGTCTCGCGCACCTCGATCGTCGTCGCCTCAGCTCTTTTTATTGTGAGTACGACCCTGGTGCAGGCGGCGATCATCGGCGGGGTCAGCTTTTTGATGGGTGCCCACTTCGCCGGTGGCCTCGAAGGAGGACTCATCGTCGCCCTGGTCGTCACCTTGCTCGTCTTCGGCATCGCCGCTTTGAGCATGGGCCTCGCCTTTGTCCTGCCCGGCCACATCGAGATGCTGGCGGCTGTCTTTGTGATCAACCTGCCCCTCATCTTTGCGAGCACCGCCCTCGCTCCGATGCACTTTATGCCCCTCTGGCTGCAGGTGGTTGCGAGCCTCAACCCGCTTACCTACGCGATCGAACCAATTCGCCACCTGTTTATTCACGCCCAGTGGTCCCTCGGCGATGCGGTGCTCGCTGCTCCCTGGGGAACAGTGAACCTGCTGGGCTGCGTGCTGGTGCTCTTTGGCTTCGATGTCGTCGCCTTTTTGCTGGTGGGTAGCGTCCTTAAAAAGAAACTGAGCTAA
- a CDS encoding DNA-directed RNA polymerase subunit beta': MTQTQEPKPKFINRKIDKKGLGKLISWAFSHYGTARTALLADNLKNLGFRYATRGAVSISVEDLQVPESKVDILESAEREIQRAEERYTRGEITEVERFQKVIDTWAGATQELTEGVKQNFQELNPLNSVGMMAFSGARGNLSQVRQLVGMRGLMADPQGEIIDLPIKANFREGLNVTEYIISSYGARKGLVDTALRTADSGYLTRRLVDVSQDVIVREEDCTTQRGIFLSSLRDGDKMIVSLEERLVGRVAARNVLHPVTGEVLAPRNTQLDYDLAARIARAGVDAVMVRSPLTCEANRSVCRMCYGWSLAHSQLVDIGEAVGIIAAQSIGEPGTQLTMRTFHTGGVFTGEVAKPLKAPYKAKVKFASTLKVRPMRTRHGDEAFQVDQAGALTLEGEGGKKETVTLTQGSTLMVKDGQQIEAGTFYAELAMLSKTARKSTEKAQKEVFSDLAGEVKFADLTPEVKTDRQGNETAYASRLGLLWVLSGEVYNLPPGAESTLERGDKVEQGGVIAETRLITEHGGVVRLKEQDVKGGREVEIITASVLLDKATVHEEKTQGRESYTLATDNGQVFALKVSPGTKVSNGQVVAERVNDRYMTRSGGLIRYSEGVEVAKAKGKQGYEVLKGGTLLWIPEETHEVNKDISLLEVEDGQYVEAGTQVVKDIYCLSSGVVAITQRNDILREVVIKPGELHLLDAPGDLKVGNETFAYPGTEVLPGVIASDLRYVEQVETPEGPAILLRPVEEFTVPDEPDAPSQEASQQAGSSIRLRGVQRIPYRDGDRVKAIDGVELLKTQLVLEITDQAAQLAADIEFVSDEADSALVRLQLVILETLLIRRDVSADLLHGSTSTHILVKDGDRIGPGAVIARTEILAKQAGTVRGISRIGSTVRRILLVTASDLVHTPIEGTPTVKPGDLVRAGDPLSASTVAADSAQVLTAEPGRVVLRIGRPYLVSGGAILLVQDGDLIQRGDNLALLVFERAKTGDIIQGLPRVEELLEGRKPKEMCVLVERPGTVQITQLPDESVQVSIIEDDGGVTNYSVGGQSLIVVDGQQLQTGEALTDGPANPHDILRIFSEREGLQKGIESVQRYLVNEVQQVYRSQGVEIHDKHIEIIVRQMSSKVRVEDGGDTTFLPGELVELRQIEQVNEAMSVTGGAPARCTPVLLGITKASLNTDSFISAASFQETTRVLTEAAIEGKSDWLRGLKENVIIGRLIPAGTGFNAYEEAEEVLEDDELIDDTLGLRTVGVTFAGDDDFVEDDDED; encoded by the coding sequence ATGACGCAGACGCAAGAACCAAAACCCAAGTTCATCAACCGCAAAATCGACAAAAAAGGTCTGGGCAAGCTCATCTCCTGGGCCTTCTCCCACTACGGCACGGCGCGCACGGCGCTACTCGCCGACAACCTCAAAAACCTTGGCTTCCGCTACGCTACTCGCGGCGCTGTCTCGATCTCCGTCGAAGATCTGCAGGTGCCCGAGAGCAAGGTCGATATTCTCGAATCGGCTGAGCGCGAGATCCAGCGGGCCGAGGAGCGCTACACCAGGGGTGAAATTACCGAAGTCGAGCGCTTTCAAAAAGTGATCGACACCTGGGCCGGGGCCACCCAGGAGCTGACCGAGGGGGTCAAACAAAACTTTCAAGAACTCAACCCCCTCAACTCGGTGGGCATGATGGCCTTCTCCGGCGCGCGCGGCAACCTCTCCCAGGTGCGGCAGCTAGTGGGGATGCGCGGTCTGATGGCCGATCCGCAAGGGGAGATTATCGACCTGCCGATCAAGGCCAACTTCCGCGAAGGGCTCAACGTCACCGAGTACATCATCTCCTCCTACGGAGCGCGCAAGGGATTAGTCGATACGGCGCTGCGCACCGCCGACTCGGGCTACCTCACCCGCCGCCTGGTGGATGTCTCCCAGGATGTGATCGTCCGCGAAGAAGACTGTACTACCCAGCGCGGCATCTTCTTAAGTAGCCTGCGCGACGGCGACAAGATGATCGTCTCGCTGGAGGAGCGACTGGTGGGCCGCGTCGCCGCCCGCAACGTGCTCCATCCGGTCACAGGCGAGGTGCTCGCCCCGCGCAACACCCAGCTCGACTACGACCTGGCAGCCCGGATCGCCCGCGCCGGGGTGGATGCGGTGATGGTGCGCTCGCCCCTTACCTGCGAGGCCAACCGCTCGGTCTGCCGGATGTGCTACGGCTGGTCGCTCGCCCACTCCCAACTGGTCGATATCGGCGAAGCCGTCGGCATCATCGCTGCCCAGTCGATCGGCGAGCCGGGCACGCAGCTGACGATGCGCACCTTCCACACTGGCGGTGTCTTTACGGGCGAAGTGGCCAAGCCCCTCAAGGCTCCCTACAAGGCCAAAGTCAAATTCGCAAGCACCCTCAAAGTCCGTCCGATGCGTACCCGCCACGGCGACGAGGCGTTCCAGGTAGACCAGGCCGGTGCCCTTACCCTCGAAGGCGAGGGCGGCAAAAAAGAGACGGTCACCCTCACCCAGGGTTCGACGCTGATGGTCAAAGACGGCCAGCAGATCGAGGCGGGTACCTTCTATGCCGAGCTGGCGATGCTCAGCAAGACCGCCCGCAAGAGCACCGAGAAGGCCCAAAAAGAAGTCTTCTCCGATCTGGCGGGCGAGGTCAAATTTGCCGACCTGACGCCGGAGGTCAAGACCGACCGCCAGGGCAACGAGACGGCCTATGCCAGCCGGTTGGGCCTGTTGTGGGTACTTTCGGGCGAAGTCTACAACCTGCCGCCGGGGGCGGAGAGCACCCTTGAGCGGGGCGACAAAGTCGAGCAGGGCGGGGTGATCGCCGAGACGCGGCTCATCACCGAGCACGGCGGCGTCGTGCGCCTCAAAGAACAGGATGTCAAGGGCGGGCGCGAGGTCGAGATCATCACTGCCTCGGTGTTGCTCGACAAGGCGACCGTCCACGAAGAAAAAACCCAGGGCCGCGAGAGCTATACCCTCGCCACCGACAACGGCCAGGTCTTTGCGCTTAAAGTCTCGCCCGGCACCAAGGTGAGCAACGGCCAGGTGGTGGCTGAGCGGGTCAACGACCGCTACATGACCCGCTCCGGTGGCCTCATCCGCTACTCCGAAGGTGTAGAGGTAGCCAAGGCCAAGGGCAAGCAGGGCTACGAGGTGCTCAAGGGCGGCACGCTGCTCTGGATCCCTGAGGAGACCCACGAGGTCAACAAGGACATCTCGCTCCTGGAGGTCGAGGACGGCCAGTACGTCGAGGCGGGCACGCAGGTGGTCAAAGACATCTACTGCCTTTCTTCGGGCGTCGTCGCGATTACTCAGCGCAACGACATCCTGCGCGAGGTGGTGATTAAACCCGGCGAACTGCACCTGCTCGACGCGCCGGGCGATCTCAAAGTCGGCAACGAAACCTTCGCTTATCCGGGTACCGAGGTGCTCCCCGGCGTCATCGCCTCCGATCTGCGCTACGTCGAGCAGGTAGAGACGCCCGAAGGACCGGCGATTTTGCTGAGGCCCGTCGAAGAATTCACCGTTCCCGACGAGCCGGACGCCCCCAGCCAGGAGGCTTCCCAGCAGGCCGGCAGCTCGATTCGCCTGCGCGGCGTGCAGCGTATCCCGTACCGCGACGGCGACCGGGTGAAGGCAATCGACGGCGTCGAGCTGCTCAAGACCCAGCTGGTGCTGGAGATCACCGATCAGGCGGCTCAGCTTGCCGCCGACATCGAGTTTGTCAGCGACGAAGCGGATAGCGCCCTCGTCCGGTTGCAACTGGTCATCCTCGAAACGCTCCTGATTCGCCGCGACGTGTCCGCCGACTTGTTGCACGGTTCGACCTCGACCCACATTCTGGTCAAAGACGGCGACCGCATCGGCCCCGGCGCAGTGATTGCCCGCACCGAGATCCTGGCCAAGCAGGCGGGCACGGTGCGCGGCATCTCCCGCATCGGTTCTACCGTGCGCCGCATCCTGCTTGTCACCGCAAGCGATCTGGTCCACACCCCGATCGAAGGTACGCCCACCGTCAAGCCGGGCGATCTGGTCCGGGCGGGCGATCCGCTCAGTGCCTCGACCGTTGCCGCCGATTCGGCCCAGGTGCTTACGGCAGAGCCGGGACGGGTCGTACTGCGCATCGGACGGCCCTACCTGGTCTCAGGAGGGGCAATCTTGCTGGTTCAAGACGGCGATCTCATCCAGCGCGGCGACAACCTGGCGCTGCTGGTCTTCGAGCGCGCCAAGACCGGCGACATCATCCAGGGTCTGCCCCGCGTCGAGGAACTGCTCGAAGGCCGCAAACCCAAGGAGATGTGCGTGCTGGTCGAGCGGCCCGGCACCGTGCAGATCACCCAGTTACCCGACGAATCGGTGCAGGTGAGCATCATCGAGGACGACGGCGGGGTGACCAACTACTCGGTAGGTGGCCAGAGCCTCATCGTCGTAGACGGCCAGCAACTGCAGACTGGCGAAGCGCTCACCGATGGCCCGGCCAACCCCCACGACATCCTGCGCATCTTCTCCGAGCGCGAGGGTCTACAAAAGGGCATCGAGTCGGTCCAACGCTACCTGGTCAACGAAGTCCAGCAGGTCTACCGCTCCCAGGGCGTCGAAATCCACGACAAGCACATCGAGATCATCGTCCGCCAGATGAGTTCTAAAGTGCGCGTCGAGGACGGCGGCGACACCACCTTCTTGCCGGGCGAGCTGGTCGAACTCAGGCAAATCGAGCAGGTCAACGAGGCGATGTCGGTCACCGGCGGTGCGCCGGCCCGCTGCACACCGGTGCTTTTAGGCATCACCAAGGCGTCGCTCAACACCGACTCGTTCATCTCGGCGGCCTCCTTCCAGGAGACGACCCGCGTTCTCACCGAAGCGGCCATCGAAGGCAAGTCCGACTGGCTGCGGGGCCTCAAAGAAAACGTGATCATCGGTCGGCTCATCCCGGCGGGCACCGGCTTCAACGCCTACGAAGAAGCCGAAGAAGTGCTCGAAGACGACGAGCTGATCGACGACACCCTTGGTCTTCGGACCGTCGGCGTCACCTTTGCCGGCGACGACGACTTCGTCGAGGACGACGACGAGGATTAA
- a CDS encoding heme o synthase has translation MQETVLDRPHAGAPRLSAVLKDYYELTKPRIQVLLLITTAGAMWIASKGHVEPVLLLVTLLGGTLAASSANVFNCLIDRDIDLLMERTRRRPIPAGRIQPLQATLFALALGAASFVVLALFANLFAALLAITGIGFYVVVYTLWLKRTTTQNIVIGGAAGAIPPLVGWAAVTGSLDWSAWMLFGIIFLWTPPHFWALAMMIREDYRKAGVPMLPVVVGDEKTARWIFWYTLALLPVTLALYPLGTMGWIYLVAASGLGAWFLAGAARLLRVPHERKEARALFKRSIFYLMLLFVAMGIDSILLR, from the coding sequence GTGCAAGAAACTGTCCTCGATCGCCCCCATGCCGGCGCTCCGCGCCTGAGTGCCGTCCTCAAAGATTATTACGAGCTTACCAAGCCCCGCATCCAGGTTCTGCTGCTCATCACCACCGCCGGAGCGATGTGGATCGCAAGCAAAGGACACGTCGAGCCGGTGCTGCTACTGGTGACGCTGCTCGGTGGCACCCTCGCTGCCAGCTCGGCGAACGTCTTCAACTGTCTTATCGACCGCGACATCGATTTATTGATGGAGCGCACCCGTCGCCGTCCGATCCCGGCTGGCCGCATCCAGCCCCTTCAGGCGACACTCTTTGCCCTGGCCCTGGGAGCGGCTTCCTTCGTTGTCCTGGCTCTTTTTGCCAATCTCTTCGCTGCCTTACTCGCTATCACAGGCATCGGCTTTTACGTGGTGGTCTATACCCTCTGGCTCAAGCGCACGACCACCCAAAACATCGTGATTGGCGGTGCCGCTGGGGCAATTCCGCCCCTGGTGGGCTGGGCCGCCGTCACCGGTAGCCTCGACTGGTCCGCCTGGATGCTCTTTGGCATCATCTTTTTGTGGACGCCGCCCCACTTCTGGGCGCTCGCGATGATGATCCGAGAGGACTACCGCAAGGCAGGGGTGCCGATGCTGCCGGTAGTCGTAGGCGACGAGAAGACGGCGCGCTGGATCTTCTGGTACACCCTGGCTCTTTTGCCCGTTACCCTCGCCCTCTATCCGCTGGGTACAATGGGTTGGATCTATCTTGTCGCGGCGAGTGGTCTTGGTGCGTGGTTTCTAGCCGGTGCGGCGCGTCTTCTAAGAGTGCCCCACGAGCGCAAGGAAGCCCGTGCCCTCTTCAAGCGCTCGATCTTCTATCTGATGCTGCTGTTCGTCGCGATGGGCATCGATAGCATCCTGTTGCGCTGA
- a CDS encoding arginine--tRNA ligase → MLSIQQRLASRIYEALKAAFAAGKLGALAELPAPAAIVVEKPKRPELGDYATPVAMSLAKPSRLAPLAIAEAVAAELTEADLIASVAKPGFINIQLADRFLMAEVGQILALGAEYGQTIPEKAERILLEFVSANPTGPLHIGHGRWAAVGSALAQILRFAGHTVSTEFYINDAGNQMQLLGQSFRARYLEAIGEPAEFPTRGYAGIYLKELAQTLAHQQGKALHHEPVEWFTAYAEEQLLAQQRSTLATFQTTFDRWYSERSLHAAGAVEAALKDLSERGMLYEATQSRQEQTGELTGRSSKVKANAIFDEEADGNGSEAVYFKAADFGDEMDRVVRRADGRTTYLAADIAYHWDKYRRGYDRLINVWGADHHGYVPRLKAAVQALGHPADSLEILLGQLVRLFRTDPATGEKVEIRMSKRTGELVSVDDLIAEVGVDAGRWFLLSQSMGTTISFDLDLAASEKFDNPVFYVQYNHARCCSILRKAPERGVPVPEHFDLDQPDGSPWLTTAPQERSLMLRLIAAPDEFRFAAAFREPQRLTQYAYDLASDLSQFYEHCPILPPLAADLPDGLRLARLGLVSATRQVLATTLGLLGIEPRESM, encoded by the coding sequence ATGCTATCTATTCAACAGCGGCTGGCAAGCCGGATTTATGAAGCGCTCAAGGCAGCCTTTGCCGCCGGCAAGCTCGGCGCACTCGCTGAGTTGCCTGCCCCCGCTGCCATCGTCGTCGAGAAGCCAAAGCGGCCCGAGCTGGGCGATTATGCGACGCCGGTGGCGATGAGTCTGGCTAAGCCCAGCCGCCTCGCTCCGCTTGCCATCGCCGAAGCCGTTGCAGCGGAGCTGACCGAGGCAGATCTCATAGCCAGTGTGGCAAAACCGGGTTTTATCAATATTCAGCTGGCGGATCGCTTCTTGATGGCCGAGGTGGGCCAGATCCTCGCCTTGGGAGCGGAGTATGGCCAAACCATCCCCGAAAAAGCAGAACGCATCCTGCTTGAATTTGTCTCAGCCAATCCGACTGGCCCCCTGCACATCGGTCATGGCCGCTGGGCAGCGGTGGGTTCGGCCCTGGCCCAGATCTTGCGCTTCGCGGGCCACACCGTCAGCACCGAATTTTATATCAACGACGCCGGCAACCAGATGCAGCTACTGGGCCAGTCCTTCCGTGCCCGCTACCTAGAGGCGATTGGCGAACCGGCAGAATTTCCAACCAGGGGGTACGCGGGCATCTACCTCAAAGAACTCGCCCAGACCCTGGCCCACCAACAGGGCAAAGCCCTGCACCACGAGCCAGTGGAGTGGTTCACCGCTTACGCCGAGGAGCAGTTGCTTGCCCAGCAGCGCTCCACCCTTGCCACCTTCCAAACCACTTTTGATCGCTGGTACTCCGAGCGCTCGCTGCACGCCGCCGGGGCGGTCGAAGCGGCACTAAAAGATTTGAGCGAGCGGGGAATGCTCTACGAAGCCACCCAATCGCGCCAGGAGCAGACAGGTGAACTCACTGGTCGCTCCAGCAAGGTCAAGGCCAACGCGATCTTCGACGAAGAAGCGGACGGCAACGGCAGCGAGGCCGTGTACTTCAAGGCCGCCGATTTTGGCGACGAGATGGACCGGGTGGTGCGCCGGGCCGATGGCCGCACGACCTACCTTGCCGCCGACATCGCCTACCACTGGGACAAGTACCGGCGGGGCTACGACCGGCTCATCAACGTCTGGGGAGCCGATCACCACGGCTACGTACCGCGATTAAAAGCGGCTGTCCAGGCTCTGGGCCACCCGGCAGACTCGCTGGAAATTTTGCTGGGCCAGCTGGTGCGGTTGTTTCGCACCGACCCGGCTACGGGTGAAAAAGTCGAGATCCGTATGTCCAAGCGCACCGGCGAACTGGTAAGTGTGGATGATCTGATCGCGGAAGTGGGCGTCGATGCCGGGCGCTGGTTCTTGCTCAGCCAGTCGATGGGCACGACGATCAGCTTCGACCTCGATCTGGCCGCCTCCGAAAAATTCGACAACCCGGTGTTTTACGTTCAGTACAACCACGCCCGCTGCTGCAGCATCCTGCGCAAGGCACCCGAGCGGGGTGTGCCGGTGCCGGAACACTTCGATCTCGATCAGCCGGACGGCTCCCCCTGGCTCACCACTGCCCCTCAGGAGCGCTCGCTGATGCTGCGACTCATCGCTGCCCCCGACGAATTTCGCTTTGCCGCCGCTTTCCGCGAACCCCAGAGGCTCACCCAGTACGCCTACGACCTGGCAAGCGACCTGAGCCAGTTCTACGAACACTGCCCAATCCTGCCCCCTCTGGCGGCAGATCTGCCCGACGGACTGCGCCTCGCCCGGTTGGGTCTGGTGAGCGCCACCCGCCAGGTGCTCGCGACGACCCTGGGCTTGCTCGGGATCGAGCCGCGCGAATCGATGTGA
- the coxB gene encoding cytochrome c oxidase subunit II, whose product MRIPRINQNWSYIVSCGALLALAGGWFALTSGWLMPVEASKESVQIDDLFRWMLGFAAVIFLGVQGVLIYAAFAFRRVKGDNGDGPHIHGDIKLEIFWTLIPTVLVLYLAIYSFDVFQQLGAGSPMWGGHDHGDAGLPRIVAPIDKSAVPPLKIEVQAMQFAWIFAYPSKKVEGMAELHLPVGQPVVLEMKSNDVIHAFWVPEFRLKQDVIPGRTTNLSFTPTRPGKYQLRCAELCGPYHGGMVVDVYVEDQKSFDKWLTSQAAVPSATRLAQLPDLATTAGYPVPAATTPVLRSDQTLAVVRHLRSQGQ is encoded by the coding sequence GTGAGAATTCCAAGAATCAACCAGAACTGGAGTTATATCGTCAGCTGTGGAGCCCTACTCGCCCTAGCAGGCGGCTGGTTCGCGCTCACAAGCGGCTGGCTGATGCCGGTCGAAGCGTCCAAGGAGTCGGTCCAGATCGATGATCTTTTTCGCTGGATGCTTGGTTTTGCCGCTGTCATCTTCTTAGGGGTGCAGGGCGTTCTCATCTATGCCGCCTTCGCCTTCCGGCGCGTCAAAGGCGACAACGGTGACGGTCCCCACATACACGGCGACATCAAGCTCGAAATTTTCTGGACGCTCATCCCGACGGTGCTGGTTCTCTACCTGGCTATCTATAGCTTCGATGTCTTCCAGCAGCTGGGGGCCGGTTCACCGATGTGGGGCGGCCACGACCACGGCGATGCGGGGCTGCCTCGAATCGTGGCTCCTATCGACAAGAGTGCCGTACCGCCGCTCAAGATCGAAGTGCAGGCGATGCAGTTCGCCTGGATCTTTGCTTATCCGAGCAAAAAGGTCGAAGGAATGGCCGAGTTGCACCTGCCGGTGGGCCAGCCTGTCGTGCTCGAGATGAAGTCCAACGACGTGATCCACGCTTTTTGGGTACCGGAATTTCGTCTCAAGCAGGACGTGATTCCGGGCCGCACCACCAACCTCTCCTTTACACCGACGCGCCCCGGCAAATACCAGTTGCGCTGTGCGGAGCTGTGCGGTCCCTACCACGGCGGCATGGTCGTCGATGTGTACGTCGAGGATCAAAAAAGCTTCGACAAGTGGCTCACCAGCCAGGCAGCGGTACCGAGTGCGACCCGCCTTGCCCAGCTTCCCGATCTCGCGACCACCGCCGGTTATCCGGTTCCTGCCGCCACCACCCCCGTCCTGCGGTCTGACCAGACCCTTGCCGTCGTCCGGCACCTGCGCTCACAAGGACAGTAA
- a CDS encoding ABC transporter ATP-binding protein encodes MAEAAVRIRELYKSYGPIKAVDGLSLEVPAGQIFGLLGPNGAGKTTTLRCLCTLERPDRGELEVAGVSVTADPRAARRQLGYVAQEVALDKMLTGRELLQLQADIYHLAPAVAKKQIELALELLSLEDRADDKIKTYSGGMMKRLDLAAGLLHNPRVLVLDEPTVGLDIQSRLGVWAFLRELRRRGVTILLTSHYLEEIDMLASRVAIIDRGKLIACGSPDELKRAVGGERVTLRIREFSPAEEAQQAAAALRALPFVKEVIINEAQGNALYLVVSAPDPLSTVPTLREALTRQGLPVFGIAQSRPSLDDVFLAATGQTFQDADLAAAPTGKKKKK; translated from the coding sequence GTGGCCGAGGCAGCCGTCCGCATTCGAGAACTCTACAAGTCCTACGGGCCGATCAAGGCCGTCGATGGTCTGTCGCTTGAGGTGCCCGCCGGACAGATCTTCGGTCTTCTTGGCCCCAACGGAGCGGGCAAGACGACCACCCTGCGCTGTCTTTGTACGCTCGAGCGCCCGGATAGGGGCGAATTAGAAGTAGCGGGCGTCTCGGTGACAGCCGACCCCCGCGCTGCCCGCAGGCAACTGGGCTACGTTGCCCAGGAAGTCGCCCTCGACAAGATGCTCACTGGCCGCGAGCTGTTGCAACTGCAGGCGGACATCTATCACCTCGCCCCGGCGGTGGCCAAAAAGCAAATCGAGCTGGCCCTTGAACTGTTGAGCCTCGAAGATCGGGCCGACGACAAGATCAAGACCTACTCGGGCGGCATGATGAAGCGATTGGATCTGGCGGCGGGCCTGCTGCACAACCCCCGCGTGCTGGTGCTCGACGAGCCCACCGTCGGCCTCGATATCCAGAGCCGTCTGGGCGTCTGGGCTTTTTTGCGCGAACTTCGCCGCCGGGGGGTGACGATCTTGCTCACCAGCCACTACCTCGAAGAAATCGACATGCTCGCCAGCCGCGTCGCGATCATCGATCGGGGGAAGCTCATCGCCTGCGGCAGCCCCGACGAATTGAAGCGGGCCGTAGGCGGTGAACGGGTCACCCTGCGCATCCGCGAATTTTCGCCCGCCGAGGAGGCCCAGCAGGCAGCCGCTGCGCTGCGTGCGCTTCCCTTTGTAAAGGAAGTTATCATTAATGAAGCCCAGGGCAACGCCCTCTATCTGGTGGTGAGCGCCCCCGACCCGCTCTCGACGGTGCCCACCCTGCGCGAGGCACTTACCCGTCAGGGTCTGCCGGTCTTTGGCATCGCCCAGTCGCGCCCCAGCCTCGACGATGTGTTTCTGGCGGCGACGGGCCAGACCTTTCAAGACGCCGATCTGGCAGCCGCTCCCACCGGCAAAAAGAAAAAAAAGTGA
- a CDS encoding COX15/CtaA family protein, with protein MANLRVKLLANPPATTADPAIGVRRLVGLLCALTFGLMALGSLTRVMGAGLSCPDWPLCYGQVLPHLDPYIFLEWFHRQVAQLVGLLTVGLCALVWWQRRRLPGWLVPLAALALALVLVQGILGALTVTQYLRFDIVTAHLGTAMLYFATLLVALTLLTPAPAIRSQSRFLPWVASAGALIVYAQIILGGLVASQWALHQCLAGSLLCNVMNNHLVGVVPATLATLASIGFAWKPLRPLALALLGLLLAQIGLGVATFWLQLSVPALTVAHLAIGAALLGSLVVLAVLSLRERYRSV; from the coding sequence ATGGCAAATTTACGGGTGAAGCTTTTAGCGAATCCACCGGCGACAACCGCCGATCCGGCAATAGGGGTCCGACGATTGGTTGGGCTGCTCTGTGCGCTTACCTTTGGTCTGATGGCCCTGGGCAGCCTGACGCGGGTGATGGGAGCCGGGCTGTCCTGTCCGGACTGGCCCCTCTGCTACGGACAGGTGCTGCCCCATCTCGACCCGTACATCTTTCTGGAGTGGTTCCACCGCCAGGTGGCCCAACTGGTCGGCCTGCTTACCGTTGGCCTGTGCGCCCTCGTCTGGTGGCAGCGCCGCCGGTTGCCAGGCTGGCTGGTGCCCCTGGCGGCACTGGCGCTGGCGCTGGTGCTGGTGCAGGGTATTTTGGGGGCGCTCACCGTCACCCAGTACCTGCGCTTTGACATCGTGACCGCCCACCTGGGCACAGCGATGCTCTACTTTGCGACGTTGCTGGTGGCTTTGACGCTGCTCACCCCTGCACCTGCTATCCGCTCCCAGTCGCGATTTTTACCCTGGGTGGCGAGTGCGGGTGCGCTCATCGTCTATGCCCAGATCATCCTGGGGGGACTGGTCGCTTCCCAGTGGGCGCTGCACCAGTGCCTGGCCGGGTCGCTGTTGTGCAATGTGATGAACAACCATCTGGTAGGAGTGGTGCCCGCTACCCTGGCGACGCTCGCTTCGATCGGGTTTGCCTGGAAGCCCCTGCGCCCGCTGGCGCTGGCGCTGTTGGGTCTGTTGCTGGCTCAGATTGGTCTTGGGGTTGCCACTTTCTGGTTACAGCTGAGTGTACCGGCGCTGACGGTGGCGCACCTCGCCATTGGCGCTGCCCTTTTAGGCAGTCTGGTCGTGCTGGCCGTCCTCAGCCTGCGGGAGCGCTACCGCTCCGTTTAG